The Rhinoderma darwinii isolate aRhiDar2 chromosome 9, aRhiDar2.hap1, whole genome shotgun sequence sequence TACACCAGTATACTTGTACACAGATGATGATCGCAGGTCCTGGTATAGTGCAGGTATATATGATTACACCCGTATACTTGTACACAGATGATGATGATCGCAGGTCCTGGTGTAGTGCAGGTATATATGATTACACCCGTATACTTGTACACAGATGATGATGATCGCAGGTCCTGGTGTAGTGCAGGTATATATGATTACACCCGTATACTTGTACACTGATGATGATGATCGCAGGTCCTGGTATAGTGCAGGTATATATGATTACACCCGTATACTTGTACACTGATGATGATGATCGCAGGTCCTGGTATAGTGGAGGTATATATGATTACACCAGTATACTTGTACACAGATGATCGCAGGTCCTGGTATAGTGGAGGTATATATGATTACACCAGTATACTTGTACACAGATGATCGCAGGTCCTGGTATAGTGGAGGTATATATGATTACACCAGTATACTTGTACACAGATGATCGCAGGTCCTGGTATAGTGGAGGTATATATGATTACACCAGTATACTTGTACACAGATGATGATCGCAGGTCCTGGTATAGTGCAGGTATATATGATTACACCCGTATACTTGTACACAGATGATGATGATCGCAGGTCCTGGTGTAGTGCAGGTATATATGATTACACCCGTATACTTGTACACTGATGATGATGATCGCAGGTCCTGGTATAGTGCAGGTATATATGATTACACCCGTATACTTGTACACTGATGATGATGATCGCAGGTCCTGGTATAGTGCAGGTATATATGATTACACCCGTATACTTGTACACAGATGATGATGATCGCAGGTCCTGGTGTAGTGCAGGTATATATGATTACACCCGTATACTTGTACACAGATGATGATGATCGCAGGTCCTGGTGTAGTGCAGGTATATATGATTACACACCGTATACTTGTACACTGATGATGATGATCGCAGGTCCTGGTATAGTGCAGGTATATATGATTACACCCGTATACTTGTACACTGATGATGATGATCGCAGGTCCTGGTATAGTGGAGGTATATATGATTACACCGGTATACTTGTACACAGATGatcgcaggtcctggtgttactgGTATATTTGTATGTAGGATGACTTGCATAAATGTTGTTTTTATGGTGGCGGTGGTTTTGCTTCTGTCTGCCTGTGGTTTATGTAGATTACATGGTGCCACCCAGCGCCCATTGTGCCCACAGGCTGAGAGTTGGTGGCCTTctcttctggcaggtactggatgGTGATGATGTGCAGGCTGAGGCTTCTTGTCTGCCGGCTCCTATCAGGATTTTTCTCTCCTTCCTGGAGAacaaaggaggaggaggcggctgcTCTGAGTTTTGGCCCGGGCCGCCGTCACCCCCTCCCTCCCCAGTCGTTGTACGCTCCGGCACCCCCTCCCTCCCCAGACATTGTACGCTCCGGCACCCCCTCCCTCCCCAGACGTTGTACGCTCCGGCACCCCCTCCCTCCCCAGTCGTTGCACGCTCCGGCACCCCCTCCCTCCCCAGTCGTTGCACGCTCCGGCACCCCCTCCCTCCCCAGTCGTTGCACGCTCCGGCACCCCCTCCCTCCCCAGTCGTTGCACGCTCCGGCACCCCCTCCCTCCCCAGTCGTTGCACGCTCCGGCACCCCCTCCCTCCCCAGTCGTTGCACGCTCCGGCACCCCCTCCCTCCCCAGTCGTTGCACGCTCCGGCACCCCCTCCCTCCCCAGTCGTTGCACGCTCCGGCACCCCCTCCCTCCCCAGTCGTTGCACGCTCCGGCACCCCCTCCCTCCCCAGTCGTTGTACGCTCCGGCACCCCCTCCCTCCCCAGTCGTTGTACGCTCCGGCACCCCCTCCCTCCCCAGTCGTTGTACGCTCCGGCACCCCCTCCCTCCCCAGTCGTTGTACGCTCCGGCACCCCCTCCCTCCCCAGTCGTTGTACGCTCCGGCACCCCCTCCCTCCCCAGTCGTTGTACGCTCCGGCACCCCCTCCCTCCCCAGTCGTTGTACGCTCCGGCCGCCGCCTCCTGCAGCAGAACCTCAGCTCCTTTGTCGTTAATTCAGCCTCTTACTCTACAAATTCACAGCCTTTATTGCACGGCCTGAAACAAAAGctccccccgtccccccccccccctctctgtaTTGGACGCAGTTACACAACCAGAGGCAGTGACGTTCATTATACAGCCAATATCCGCCATCAGCAGGACCAGTATTGATCGTCTCCCTCTGTCTGCAGTCCTGGATGTCGGGATTTACAAAACATCTGTTCTATTGGCTTTAGGTAGCGATAAAGCAAAACTGCGTATATTACACACCCGATATACCGGCCACCTCCGGATAGGGGGAGGGTTACTAATGATCTGTAGGATGACTGACTGCAGCGCTCTATACCTCCTCACCTCCTCGCTATGAACCAAGGGATGGAAACCGGTCCACAagtgaccttaaccccttcaggacgcagcctgttttggcctcgtggacacagatgattttttcaaatctgacatgtgtccctttatttagtaataactccggaacgcttttgcctatccaagcgattctgagattgttttctcgtgacacattgtactttaggttagtgaaaaaatttggtcgataaattcaatatttatttgtgaaaaacttcaaattttagcaaaaattttcaatatttagcatttttctaaatttaaatgtatctgcttgtaagacagagatttataccacacaaaatagtcactagagaacatcccccatatgtgtactttatgtttgcatcattttttttcacgtacttttatttttctaggacgtcacgagacttagaactttagcagcaatttctcatattgtaaagaaaatttcaaaaggctattttttcagggaccagttcagttctgaagcggctttgagggccttatatattagaaagtc is a genomic window containing:
- the LOC142660202 gene encoding uncharacterized protein LOC142660202 yields the protein MVPPSAHCAHRLRVGGLLFWQVLDGDDVQAEASCLPAPIRIFLSFLENKGGGGGCSEFWPGPPSPPPSPVVVRSGTPSLPRHCTLRHPLPPQTLYAPAPPPSPVVARSGTPSLPSRCTLRHPLPPQSLHAPAPPPSPVVARSGTPSLPSRCTLRHPLPPQSLHAPAPPPSPVVARSGTPSLPSRCTLRHPLPPQSLHAPAPPPSPVVVRSGTPSLPSRCTLRHPLPPQSLYAPAPPPSPVVVRSGTPSLPSRCTLRHPLPPQSLYAPAPPPSPVVVRSGRRLLQQNLSSFVVNSASYSTNSQPLLHGLKQKLPPSPPPPLCIGRSYTTRGSDVHYTANIRHQQDQY